The Nicotiana tomentosiformis chromosome 2, ASM39032v3, whole genome shotgun sequence genome includes the window CTCTCCGGCCTGAGAAATGGCaggtgtggcctgagccgaaaccacctaagcaataccagtgcaggctgccaatatctgggccaaagtctcctgaaggcctggaatctcaatggacacagctggtgcctgagctgatcttatcggctcagctatatccggAATCTGCTCCCGAGCTGGAGCAtttggtggtactacaggtgctggtccaactgtggtacgagctacacctcgaccccggcctctaatatgaatacaagtctgtaaaatacggtctataacagtctgagaccaaatacagtaaacaaggagatagagaaggagagacaaggtctgcggaacatggcagctacctcaaaatctcctgaaaatcaactgcgcgaaatgatcaacacccgctatgtctgggaacacctggatctgcacacgaagtgcagggtgtagtatgagtacaaccaactcagcaagtaacaataataactaaggaactcaagataatgacgagctacacagttatagttcaccttcagtaattccagcaaagaatagacatgctttcaaatccggcaatttaagtcaaatcaattttatacagttaaatTTCAtttaatccggatataaaatctttcagagatttcacaacaatgacagatagcaaccatgtgtaacaacaaatgcaaagcaagtacagcctctcaggcaaaaGTCACTCAACTAATcgcaacaactcaaccactcggctctcagccctcagcactcacactcaatgggtacccgcgctcactaagggtgtacagactccggaggggctcctacagcccaagcgccataatctgcacggacagttcacatgctataatatcctgcgcggacaactcacgtgccataatatccttacctcaccgacaggccctcggctgTACTCAGTCcttaacctctctagtctctcgggctctctgAAATCATAAAggtcagcccaaacaaagataacatagtgtatcaacaaatatcaaaaaagactgaggtataatacgcaagaaaaatcatgactgagtacaagacagcaattagcaaataattcaacaagtaggcgacctctgcgggtcccaatagtactataacatagcctaagcatgatttctaacatgatttacagtcaaatttctttaacacatagagagcatataactaacaataaagtattcaactatacagtttccacgggacggaccaagtcacaatcccctcggtacacgctcacacgcccgtcacctagcatgtgcgtcacctccaaaatattcacatgacataaaattctggggtttcataccctcaggaccagatttaaaactgttacttacctcgagccgtgaaattcttattctgcaatgtcctttcctcgtgaattggcctcccaacgcctcgaatctagccctaaataattcatttcagtcaataaaattcattggatttaattccataagaaaatactaatttttcataaaaatctgaattttagctcaaaaatcgttcgtgggacccacgtctcggaactagacaaaagttacaaaatccggaggcccatccaaccacgagtctgcccataccaattttaccaaaatccgacttcaactcgaccttcaaatctacaaatcttatttccaaatttctaagttccaatattcgatttacacctcaaaatcatgtaatctagttggattattcgatgataatttaatattatggagtagaaatgatcgcaaaggacttacctcaagttttccttgaaaatctatcaaaaagcgcctctcctcaagctccaatttgtcaaaaatggcgaatgggacgaagtccttattttataattctgcccagacatcctcggttctgcctcgatcttggccttcgatcgaggtcatcgatcctgggtctcgatcctgggcctcaattctggccctcgatcctggccctcgaccctggtcttctaccctgccttcgatcgtggccctcgaccctgggctcgatcgtcgcttgattctgggctcgatttttgggctcgaaTCTGGGAGAAGAAATTTCCAGCATAAGGAAATTGttgcagctgttgtagttcaatttttgatccgttaaccatccgaaactcacccgaggccctcgggacctcaaccaaatataccaacaagtcctaaaatatcatacgaacttagtcgaatcctcaaatcacctccaacaacgctaaaaccattaattacaccccaattcaagcatattgaactttgaaatttttaatttctacaaatgactctggaacatatcaaatcacgtctgattgacctcaaattttgcacacaagttataaaacaactataaatcataaattgagcagtaaatgggggaacggagttataatactcaaaacgaccggccgggtcattacaaacaTCTTGATTGGCAGCAAGCTATGACTTCTTAGATCAAAGCTCTTGAGGATAATCAAACGTGGGAAGTGGTTGAATTACCTATTGGCAAGAAGGCTTTGCCTTGCAAATGGGTTTACAAAGTTAAACACAAATCTGATGGAAGCATCGAAAGATTGAAAGCTAGATTGGTAATTAGAGGTGACGCTAAACGTGAAGGGATTGATTTTATTAAAACCTACTCTCTCGTGGTTAAAATGACAACTATTCGATGCATTCTTGATGGTGCAATTAAGAAAGGCTGGTCATTGTCACAATTAGATGTGAACAATGCCTTTTTACATGGGATTTTACAAGAAGAAGTATATATGAAATTTTCTGCCGGTATACCTGCTCCTAGTCCTAACCATGTCTGTCGTCTTAAGAAATCACTTTACGATTTGCGACAAGCGTCGTGACAGTGGTATGCTCGACTTATAGCTGCTTTGAATATTAAtgggttttcttcttctttgaatGATTATTCCCTATTTTTCAAACAATCAGGTGATTCTATATCTATTGTGACAGTGTATGTTGATGACATACTATTTACTGGCAACAATCCTACAAAGCTTTCTCAACTTAAGCAATTCTTAAATGATGAATTTCAGATTAAGGATCTTGGAGACTtacattattttcttggtttggaGGTTCTTCGAGAATCACATGGCCTAATTGTTTCTCAACGCAAATTCACCCTTGATCTCATCTCTGATTACAACTGTGGTCATTTACCCTCTGTttcatcttctttggatccatctTGCAAACTTTCTGCCGATTCAGGGGATTTGCTTGCCGACCCCTCTTCTTATCGCAGGATTGTTGGCAAATTGAACTATTTAACTCATACTCGCACAGATCTCTCTTTTGCAGTGCAACACTTGTCTCAATTCATGCAAGTTCCTCGACTTCCACACTTTACACCAGCCCTTCGGGTAATTCGATATCTTCATAAAGATCCTGGTCAAGGGCTTTTCATGATTGTTGATCCATCTTTTTTTCTCCGATGCTGATTGGGCGTCTTGTGTTGATTCTCGGAGGTCTATAAGTGGTTATATTATCAGTCTTGGAGGCTCACCCGTTTCTTGAAAATCCAAAAAGCAAGCTTTTGTTTCTCTATCTTCAGCAGAGGTTGAATATCGTTCAATGAGGCGTCTTGTTGCTGAGTTAACATGGTTGGATCGTCTCCTCAATGATCTTTCAGCTCCTGTGACTCTCCATATCCCGGTTCATTCTGATAGTCAGGAAGCACTCCATATCGCTCGGAATCCGGTATTTCACGAACGAACAAAATATGTGGAGCTCGATTGCCATTTTGTACGGCAACAATTCCTCTATGGCTTGATTTCTTTGAGTTTTGTTCCATCATCTGCTCAAATCGCAGATATCTTTACAAAGCCCTTATCTGGGCCTTCACATAATTTCATCCTTAGCAAGTTGGGGCTTTCTTCGCTCCCCTCCAACTTCAGGGGGTGTTAATATTAATGATTATTTATGTTCTAAAGAAATCATAAATGGTGAAAGACAGAGGAAGAATATGGTGTTACAACCTAATGATTCTAAGGTTTTGTTTGTGTCAGAGACAGAAGGGAGTATATGTTCCTCTTTAAGTCTTCTAGAGAATACAGATGGAGGTTTTTATGCCATTGGATTAAATTCACATGTAAATAATCTGGACCGTCCATTTGTAAAGGATAAAGATTACACATTGGATTCTTTGGGCACATGACCAAGCTGAGTCACTGTATAGGAGTTATTTTCTGTTATTTTATAGTCCAGTAAATTGTTGACGCATGTATAGCTATTTACATTTTTCATTTATAAATACAAACAAAGAGAAATGAGAAAGGACGCAGAAAATTTTCCAATTCATTCGTTCATCTTCTACACTATGAGTAATAGCATTTGAAGGCTCATTGAATAATCTTATTCGAATTAACTGCACATCAGACTACTATAATTGTACATTTCTTTTATAATAAAACTTTTTTCTAATCTTTAAACTTAGCTGCACTATTTGGCATTATTAGGTTTCCCATTGTATGTAAGCAATTAGTTGCCACGTCTATAATGATTCTTGAATGTCCACCTGTTCTTTTTAATTCATCAAAATGAATTTCACTTTTCCAAAATAGAAAATTTCAAATACATAAGGTCCAAAGGAAAAGAAGCAGGATTAATTTTCACTTCAGTATTTAAATTTTCCCCTGTCGAAAGCCAGTTCATTAACGAATTTTCCAAGTATAAACAGAGAAGTACCTGAAAAAGGAAAGTGAGATGGCCAACTTAGAACCATTTTAATGGTAAAGAAAACTTCTGCCACCAAATTGTTAACAGCTAGAACCTCCCAGTTGTTGACAAAACTTAGCAAAAGTCACGGGCTCAAAAGGAAGTCTATGTAATAAAGATAAATAGAAGAGACGAGAGAGCATGCTATGGTAGAAAAGATACAATTGTTTTCTATTTCTCCAATCTTAGaaaatattaaaagaaaatcaGCTGATCAACTCTAGGCTGAGCTTTTAGTGAAATGCCTACCACAAGAAACATGAAGCATAAGCTTCAGCAAAAACAGTTGGGCATCCACCAACTACAACCAAAACTGGAAACTACATACAAGAACAATAGCTCATCTATACTCATGTCACAACTTTATCAACTATCTTGTGCTGTTAGTTAAGCTTGTTCTCTCTAAACAAACAGAATGAACTGAACAATTTTGAAACCCATTCTCCATTAAGTATTTTGCGTTATCTTATAACAACGCTGTTCTGGAGATTTCTCTTGGTTCAGTAAGGTCGAAATTTTCTTGCAGCCCTCAACTGCTGTATCCGCTTCTTATCCTGCTCAAATTTGCTCTGCAGCACCATGATCTCTGTGCATAATACAAATGTGAACAATGATAAGTCACAAACAAAAGAAACAGGAAAAAAATCATATTGAGATTTTAATCTCTTGCACCAGGGGAAATTGGCAACTAAACAAATGAGAAGTACATTAGAGTAACATAGCAAGTTTCAAATTATAGCAGGTCCTTCAGATGAATGGATGGGTCAAGAAACAATCATTATTACTAGGACGATGTATCAGATCAGATTTACTTTGTATGACTTAGGTTCGATATAAAAATCAAAGTTGAACAGGGAATCCTACAGAGCCCTTGACGGGAAAAATGACAAACTGCAAATAGAACAATAGAAAGAATCAATAGGCAGTGAGACCAGAAAACATAGGCAACTTAACCAGTCCAATTTTTATGTGAATGAAAGATGATCCATAATTCCATGATAAAGGGAAAACAACTAGTAGTTCCACGATAAAGAGGGTTTAAATCTTGAACAAGCAAAATTGTGATACTATTTGAGGTGGTTTTCAAGAGGTAAAATTCAATGCTGTAGATTATTTCAGGCTCTTTCACTATCTGTCACGAAAGACAGAAACTGCTAAACCAATTCTGCATCAATTTATCAAAACAATGCTGGTTTTCAATCAtcctaataatttttttttcttttgagaaTGTAATGAAGCAATGGACGGGCAGTACAACCCCAGGCAATATGCATCTTCAATTCAAGCTTAGAAACCACAACCTTTTCATCAGAAAATGTAAATACTTTTTCACCTCAAACTTAAATGTGATTGTTTGGATAACATCAAACTTTTGATTTAAActtttaccttttataaaatatttttctataggaTAATCGAGGAAAACAAAGTCAATTTTGAACAATATGGAGCAAGAAGGTGTTGACAAAAGCAAAGATGCAGTAAACATACCATTTCTTTTTGCTTCTCTCTTCTGAAACCGGTAGAAATCTAATCCCAcatcattctttttctttttggccATATTATCCATAACAGCAGTCTGAGAAACAGAACCAACTGCAATTCCAGTTTCAGAATCCGTTGTCTTCTTCCTGCCTTTGTGGTGTACAACAACGGTCCATCCACCTTCAGCAGCACGGgcttctttttctttcctttcctgTATGTATCAGAATAAAAAATATGATAATGGGAACAAAAACATAATTAGTCGTGGGCAAATCAGCATATACAACCATTAGAATATAAGAACATGATTAGTTGTGGGCATATGAATAAACTTCTATGACATGTCATTATGAGGTGGTCACAAGAAACAAATTCATCAGTACAGGCTGATGCAAGAAAGGGCCAAAAGATAAGTGCAAAACTCTTTAAAGACTCAGTCCAGCATTTTCTTTTAAATGAAAAAAAGCTATAAATACCATAAAAACTTTTTCCACTATGGATATGACAGCTCATGAAAATACGAGCATTCTCCCTATACTTCGAAAAAATCATTAACAGCAACAAATGGCATGATAATCTGGAAATATAGAGTACCTGTTCTTTTTTCGCCTCATGATCAGTTATAAACTCATCAATCCTTTCTTGCAACACCTTTATCCCTGGCCTACTCTGATAATAATCTGTAACCCACTCTGCACCCAGAAAAAGGAAATTGACTCTTTATAAGGCAATCAATCTAATTCATacttttttctaatataatgtcATTTCTCGCTGCAGTTCATCTCAAAAGAATCATTTTTTCATATAGCAAGATGCCGAGAAAAATAACTCCTAACTTAAATAAAACTAGGCATGTGTCcataatttttcaaaaaagaaaaagaaatatacaACAGCAAGAACTTCTAATTTGCCGTGAAAGATTTGAATGAGTTTCTCCATAACATATTTGATGAGGcaaatctcatgtcaaatcaCAACGAACATAACAACAGAAGCAACAGGAATTACTTTTATATGatataaagagaaattcatacttCTCACTCCTTTAGAGTAATCCTCATCCCCTGAAGATAGCTCATAAATCTCTTCATCTTCAGCTTGTTCTGTCTTCTCAGACAAATCATCCTCAGCTATTGAAGATGGACGATCCTTCTCAACAATTTTGTGGGGCTCTTTTGACTTGCCTAGGGGAG containing:
- the LOC104113963 gene encoding uncharacterized protein isoform X7; its protein translation is MGAKDLQKELKKKKNKDAESLTINSNLVQNEENFAKVTEEKNRKKKKLTLQNRRSKDEIDECHLSYDKDGEKKKSKSSKQKKRKNDTLAESGVVDQSNNVEDGLGQENTLSSEPDKPEKRKSKGKKRKSEKKAGKTEGNDFSKRQKGKSKEPHKIVEKDRPSSIAEDDLSEKTEQAEDEEIYELSSGDEDYSKGVRKWVTDYYQSRPGIKVLQERIDEFITDHEAKKEQERKEKEARAAEGGWTVVVHHKGRKKTTDSETGIAVGSVSQTAVMDNMAKKKKNDVGLDFYRFQKREAKRNEIMVLQSKFEQDKKRIQQLRAARKFRPY
- the LOC104113963 gene encoding uncharacterized protein isoform X3, whose amino-acid sequence is MGAKDLQKELKKKKNKDAESLTINSNLVQNEENFAKVTEEKNRKKKKLTLQNRRSKDEIDECHLSYDKDNADGEKKKSKSSKQKKRKNDTLAESGVVDQSNNVEDGLGQENTLSSEPDKPEKRKSKGKKRKSEKKAGKTEGNDFSKRQKDCLSPLGKSKEPHKIVEKDRPSSIAEDDLSEKTEQAEDEEIYELSSGDEDYSKGVRKWVTDYYQSRPGIKVLQERIDEFITDHEAKKEQERKEKEARAAEGGWTVVVHHKGRKKTTDSETGIAVGSVSQTAVMDNMAKKKKNDVGLDFYRFQKREAKRNEIMVLQSKFEQDKKRIQQLRAARKFRPY
- the LOC104113963 gene encoding uncharacterized protein isoform X2; translation: MGAKDLQKELKKKKNKDAESLTINSNLVQNEENFAKVTEEKNRKKKKLTLQNRRSKDEIDECHLSYDKDDLDNADGEKKKSKSSKQKKRKNDTLAESGVVDQSNNVEDGLGQENTLSSEPDKPEKRKSKGKKRKSEKKAGKTEGNDFSKRQKDCLSPLGKSKEPHKIVEKDRPSSIAEDDLSEKTEQAEDEEIYELSSGDEDYSKGVRKWVTDYYQSRPGIKVLQERIDEFITDHEAKKEQERKEKEARAAEGGWTVVVHHKGRKKTTDSETGIAVGSVSQTAVMDNMAKKKKNDVGLDFYRFQKREAKRNEIMVLQSKFEQDKKRIQQLRAARKFRPY
- the LOC104113963 gene encoding uncharacterized protein isoform X5, with product MGAKDLQKELKKKKNKDAESLTINSNLVQNEENFAKVTEEKNRKKKKLTLQNRRSKDEIDECHLSYDKDGEKKKSKSSKQKKRKNDTLAESGVVDQSNNVEDGLGQENTLSSEPDKPEKRKSKGKKRKSEKKAGKTEGNDFSKRQKDCLSPLGKSKEPHKIVEKDRPSSIAEDDLSEKTEQAEDEEIYELSSGDEDYSKGVRKWVTDYYQSRPGIKVLQERIDEFITDHEAKKEQERKEKEARAAEGGWTVVVHHKGRKKTTDSETGIAVGSVSQTAVMDNMAKKKKNDVGLDFYRFQKREAKRNEIMVLQSKFEQDKKRIQQLRAARKFRPY
- the LOC104113963 gene encoding uncharacterized protein isoform X4 produces the protein MGAKDLQKELKKKKNKDAESLTINSNLVQNEENFAKVTEEKNRKKKKLTLQNRRSKDEIDECHLSYDKEDDLDNADGEKKKSKSSKQKKRKNDTLAESGVVDQSNNVEDGLGQENTLSSEPDKPEKRKSKGKKRKSEKKAGKTEGNDFSKRQKGKSKEPHKIVEKDRPSSIAEDDLSEKTEQAEDEEIYELSSGDEDYSKGVRKWVTDYYQSRPGIKVLQERIDEFITDHEAKKEQERKEKEARAAEGGWTVVVHHKGRKKTTDSETGIAVGSVSQTAVMDNMAKKKKNDVGLDFYRFQKREAKRNEIMVLQSKFEQDKKRIQQLRAARKFRPY
- the LOC104113963 gene encoding uncharacterized protein isoform X6; the encoded protein is MGAKDLQKELKKKKNKDAESLTINSNLVQNEENFAKVTEEKNRKKKKLTLQNRRSKDEIDECHLSYDKDNADGEKKKSKSSKQKKRKNDTLAESGVVDQSNNVEDGLGQENTLSSEPDKPEKRKSKGKKRKSEKKAGKTEGNDFSKRQKGKSKEPHKIVEKDRPSSIAEDDLSEKTEQAEDEEIYELSSGDEDYSKGVRKWVTDYYQSRPGIKVLQERIDEFITDHEAKKEQERKEKEARAAEGGWTVVVHHKGRKKTTDSETGIAVGSVSQTAVMDNMAKKKKNDVGLDFYRFQKREAKRNEIMVLQSKFEQDKKRIQQLRAARKFRPY
- the LOC104113963 gene encoding uncharacterized protein isoform X1, producing MGAKDLQKELKKKKNKDAESLTINSNLVQNEENFAKVTEEKNRKKKKLTLQNRRSKDEIDECHLSYDKEDDLDNADGEKKKSKSSKQKKRKNDTLAESGVVDQSNNVEDGLGQENTLSSEPDKPEKRKSKGKKRKSEKKAGKTEGNDFSKRQKDCLSPLGKSKEPHKIVEKDRPSSIAEDDLSEKTEQAEDEEIYELSSGDEDYSKGVRKWVTDYYQSRPGIKVLQERIDEFITDHEAKKEQERKEKEARAAEGGWTVVVHHKGRKKTTDSETGIAVGSVSQTAVMDNMAKKKKNDVGLDFYRFQKREAKRNEIMVLQSKFEQDKKRIQQLRAARKFRPY